Part of the Rhinoderma darwinii isolate aRhiDar2 chromosome 2, aRhiDar2.hap1, whole genome shotgun sequence genome, aatattaaaccccTATATACATTATCATGACATGACTACATCTCAAATTAATCTATATAACTGAAAGTTTccactgtatatattttattcatttctctacggccatgactaagagcaccagccgtgcttgaaacgcgtaggcccattacacctacttaatactgccttgacgccaagcctgttattgaaattttaaacaagtcttttgataccaataaaagtgggaatacgttcctttttaaagtacatcactgcagcgctggatcaaatcctttcTTTTTGTACCAAAGTTtccatgcatcgtgcatccctattgTAGAATAGACGCTATATTGATTTTATTGTGTGAGTTAATGGACAGGGAGTGACAGGAATTCCAACTGTTCAACtaaccattgtatataataaattaacttttatctTTACTGCATTGTATTACATAGACATATACCACTTTGTAGATCATAAATTAACATTATTTTGAGCACATTGTGTAATGTAAACATATACTATTGTATACGAACTCTCTCGGTCTCCTGGTGCACGTCACACATACGTCAcattggctatataaactgcttTAATTAATTATGTCCATTCTGAATAGGAATTCAGAGCTCAGTGTATACACAATAAACCTTCTTTAAACgaaagaagccgtattcatgtgaaTTCCTACTGGAGATTGAGAAGTTCTTACACTGCCgtaacacaggagagcagacctataaggcctttctttatatatttcttttgtttaggttccattcctggttttggcttaaaaaaatacatgcaaactctGAATCAAATCGGCattgtgtaaacaaggcctaaaaGCTTTCAgtctttggattttttttttcccccattcccAAGAGCAAGCATTGGTCTTGAAAATATTCAAGagatattaggccccatgcacacgaccgtagattatccgtaattacggtcccatctttttctatggccaacggacaccttcccgtatatttacaggaacgtGTCAGTGCCGTAGAAACCGTCCGTacaaaataggacttgtcctatttttttaattttacggaccgtgcccctatactttataatgggagtatGGGACGCAAAAGCGgactgtccgcggccgtccgtgcccttaattacggaccgtgattatgggcacggtcctgtgcatggagTCTTACgtcatgttcacacagcaaaTTACACCATGAATTTTCCATGAAAGCCTGCGACCGATGCTTAGGATTCATAAATGCAGGTTCACACGCAGATTAGCTCCAACGAAACTCAGAATCTGTGGGAATTATAATCATGCAGCAGATTGTCAGTCATTATTTTGTGCAGATTTTTGTGTCAatggggaataaaaaaaacatggcgtCCGAATTGCAATAGATACGGTCTAGATTTAGTTAACGGATAtagtagatatttttttttaaataaaatacaaaaaaaatcactaaatagACAACATTGTACCTATAGTGATAGACCctgagaaaaaggagtcaaacACTATTATATGATGTTTTTGGAGTCCCTATTCCTGTACTCTTTTCTGAACTTGTGGAGGTGGTTGACACTATGTTGGTATCACCTAGCCAGTAACCTGTCCTgtgagactaagggtatgtgcacacacactaattacgtccgtaattgacggacgtatttcggccgcaagtcccggaccgaacacagtgcaaggagccgggctcctagcatcatagttatgtacgacgctaggagttcctgccttgctgcaggacaactgtcccgtagtataatcatgtttacagtacgagacagttgtcctgcagcaaggcagggacttctagcatcgtacataagtatgatgctaggagcccggctccttgcactgtgttcggtccgggacttgcggccgaaatacgtccgtcaattacggacgtaattagtgtgtgtgcacatacccttatggtaatTATTGTACCTATAGTGCTTGTCATCACACCTCGCTATTATACTCAAGACTAGGCTAGAAAAACTCCACATCTATAAAATACCTAAATACAAACAATGTGAAGAACGGGAATATCAGGAATTATATGAAAACTGCTACGATCACCAGAAATTACTGCACAATCTGTCAGTGGTTAGCACGGTTACCTTGCAGCACTGAGAGCCTAGATTCGAATAGAATCAAAGGAAACACCTGTATAATTGTATGTGTGGGTTTCTTTCCACATTCCAAAAACActtaggttaattggcttcccaTGAAATTGTCCCGGTTGTGTATGTGAGTGTTTAGGATTGGGAATTTCGATTGTGTGCTCCATTGGGGACAAGGACTTTTGTGAACGGTAAGAATCTCTGAACAGCGTTAAGGAGGTTGGCACTACATAAGcaatataaaataaatttataCACTTTCCTTAAGAAATGACCAGTTAATAAGTATTTGATTTTTGTTATGCaacgttggtgaaaaaaaaaaaaaaaatatatatatatatatatatatatatatatatatataaataatataagaatttgtggggaaaaaaattggaGAAAGAAAAACGACAGATatcagaaaaacacaactcagatcTTTAATATTTATAGACCATTATAAGAATAATAAAATTACAAGCACAATATAAATAGCATATTAAACATTTGACATTGCTCATTCACATAAAAGCATTAAAGGGGGtatccagtctaaaaaaacaaaaactaggtAATAGGTTATGGCAATTactagaaattgctttgcaatatATTTCATAAGAGGACTGTATCTCCACTTGATAATGATCACTGACTGACATTCCCCATGCATGGCTGCAGTAACCGTCTCCTGAAATGAGGCAGAGCGGGTGGGATCCCCTAGATAGCTGTATCTACTAGGAGGCCTCTTCCACTATGCTCCTAGCAGAGACGGAGGTGGCTTCCAAGCGGGTACAGAGCGTGTCTCCCGCTCTAGGGTATCCAGTGTGCATTATTACTGAAGGTCGGCACAGTATtcaaataaagtatattacaaaaagtGTCTTtacatattaaaatatatttgtaAATGGAGGTGCCCTTTAAACAATTTTCAAAATTGATCGCAATCACCCAAAAATAGACAATATAAGCtaaacaaagaaacaaacaccTAAATACAGTTTAAATAtgcgattaatatatatataaaaatatactgtAGATTAAAAGGTTTTTGGTTCAGATCTTAATATacaattaaaaacaaaacccttaaaaatttagattttacatTAAATAATCCTGTTCGACCTGAAGTGTTCTCATCTTCAGTGAATCAACTACCCAGAGAACTGGAACAATCTTGAATTTCCTGCTAAATCTCCTTCTAAGACTCTTAATTTCTGCTAAACGAGTCAAGTCGTCACCTAACACAACATGTGAAACCCCTTCTTCAAGATGGCTTACTACTTTAGCGCCATAAAAGCGTAACTCCATTGCCCTTATACTCAAAGtagaatttttaattttagtAAGTGGGTCATTTAGGATTGTAAATAGATCTAGATATACAACACATTGACGGAATAGACTGCTAGAAGAATTTTCCCATGAATAGCGTTGCTCTAGGTCACCAATCATGTTGAGGGGGATTTTTTCTGTAGTGCTTTGCATTCTGGTAAACAGGTCCTTCAGCTCCGACTCATTAGTATCTGTGACATAACTGTCACCATAGCAGTCATATTCACAAGCAAAGTGTTCCTTGGTAGATGGACACATATGAATCATATGGTGAGGTTGCCAAGGTAcaaaggttttatttttaaagcacTCAAGGAGCCAAGGGGCTCGAACAACATCATGCTTATTTGATGAGATGATGTTCTTCACTCTGACATTTCTAGTTCCTACAATAACACAATAGGTGTCTTCTCCGGGATTTTGGACTACTATGCCTCCACAAGAAGCGATCATGCTCTCTAGATCTGCTTTTGAATGCTCCTCTGTTCCACTCATCACACAGAACTCAACCTCTTCAAACATATTTGACTGCTTTGAGATGTTGGTAAGATCGGGTGCTTTCAAATGAGAAACGACACCGATTACTTTCCTAATCTTCGGGACCGTTTTCCGTTTCTTTTCTGCTGGCTCTTCACTGATATCTAAGTGTTTTGATGCTAATTTGCCAGAAGCTTTTTCTCTAAATTGTTCCAAGTCATCAAGTGTCATGCAGTCATACCATTCCTTGTCTTCTCTGATCTTCTCAATTCGGGGAAACCGGAGAGTACAGTTTGTTTTGTACATATCACTGTGAACAATTTCTGCTGCCTTCACTTGAACAATAACAGAATTACAAGGCTCAATAAATACTTCTGGTTTTTCAGTGCCACATAAAAGATTTGTAGGTGGATCTCTTTTACGATAAGGCTTCCAGTGAGGCGCTAACTTTAAACCTAGGTCATATAATTCTTTCATGGTGTAGCCAGAGCCAATACGACAAACTGAATGAAAAATACACGGTTTCCCTCCTGGAAGTGGTTTCTCGGCcacagcacacaaaaaatgtgacatCATACCACCACGCAGACCCTTACCCCAATATCCCCCAATAATTAGAAGATCTAATTCATCCATGAGTCCATTAACATATTCAGGTTTGATTTTTAACCAGCCTTCTCCACGTTTATCTGGCTTATAAATGGACATAGGATCTTTAACCATAATTCCTTCTTCGCGTTTATCGATTGCCTCATTAAGTGCATCAACGACATTCTTTTTCGTACTGGCCTCAGCTTTGTGAGTGATGTGGATCCTTCCCGGAATTGGGGTAAATATATCCCGAAGGAGATCATATCTTTTTCGAAGTGTTTCATGAGCTAACTTCTGGCTATTAAACATCAAAATATCAAACACACAGAAACAAGTTTGAAGTTCGGAATCATCCACCATCCTTTTGATATCAAACTTGTTACCTTTCTGCATGAACGTTTTAGTATTGGGATTGAAGGCCATCATCTCACCATCAAGTATGCAGTTTTGAACATCCATACGAAAGACATTATGAATAAATGGTGTTAAGGAGCCTTCGAGGGGAGAACCACCAAACTGCTGTGAGTAATCGTACCCATTTCGGGAGAAGTATTTATAAACATCTCCATCTTTGTGCATCTGCATTCTCTCACCATCAAGCTTCGTTTCAATATAAAAACTCTGGTGATTCATTTGTTTTTCTAGGTGTTGAATGTTCGCGATTGCAGCAAGCATTGGTTTGAAAGCAGAAAAAAGTGAAATCGAGACATCGCTAAGGCACACACTAGGGTCATGCAGCTGTATACACACTTTTTCTAAATCGGTGGTGACATTATGCAGTTCTACCGCATCCGGGTGAAAGATCGAAAAAACGGTTTGCTGGCTGAACCCAAGCTTCATGTCCTTTATAATCATCCGTATAagccacttctgttccagagcggTGGTGTTTGCAATCAAATGCAGCAAACTTTTTTCTATAAGTTCCTTTTTCCTGCCGGCATTGTTGCTCGCTATTGAATCTAAATGGCCATTCACATCTTGTATGAACAAGTTTCCTTCTTTTCTGCAACGTGATTTAAGCACAAAGTACGCAATGGCTGCAAAGTCACCTGCATCTGAATTGTTGCTAGTAGGAGTTCTATAATTTAAAAGTTTAAGAGCATCTTTGCCATCTTTGGGCAAACCAAGAACTTTAATATACAGTTTGGCaagcagagtctctttaatgccaTAAGCCATCCGCTCTCTTTCTAACTGTGGTAAAATAAGTCTCATAGCTGGATAAAAAGAGTCTGTCGTTTTGGGTTCGTCCTTGTGAAGGGCATCATGGAATTTTCTCCAAGAATCAAGaaattgtttaaaaatatttgttttctcTGTTCTGTTCTTGCATTTCTGAATTCTTTCTAAAGTATTGCAGAGATCTGAAAAAGGTACTTGGGAAGCCACTGTTTTCAGGGGCAGATGATTTGAAGACATTGTGCCacacaactgtaaaaaaaaaaaaaaaaccacaacaacTTAGAGACTTTATCTTCTGTAAATTgccaatattaaaataaatatgacATACATTACATCATGCATGGTAAACTCTTGACTACACTAAGCATGTTTAATctccctaaggctgtgttcacatcggattccgttgttctgctccgtcataggtgAGGAACAACCAAAATACCAGAAGCACCGGATCCGTTACATGACCGCTGCTGACTTTATTAGGTTTTTTGTCGCAACACTCTGCAaaagcagcagaatctgcaacggtggcccttaaccccttaatgaccagcctattttaaaccttaatgaccaagctattttttcccatcgtcgcattccaagagctataactttttttatttttgcgtcgacaaagctgtataaggtcttgttttttgcgggacaaattgtattttttaatagcaccattttggggtacatataatttattgattaacttttattaacttttttgggggggggggggaatagaaaaaacccagaaatgttgccacttttttgcgtcctaaatctacgccgtttaccgtgtggtataaataacacaataactttattcagcaggttgttacaattgcaacaataccagGTTGGtatacattttgtatgttttactacttttacacagtgaaaacgcttttattttttaaaatgatttgtttttgtgtctccatttttgaagagccataactttttttatttttctgccgatgcagttgtatgagggcttttttttgtgggacggcttgtagtttttattggtaccgtttgagtagatgcaactttttgatcacattttttttttaaggtaggattcacagaaaacagaaatgtttccattgtttttttatttatttttttacggcgttcaccctgcgtgttaaataatgtaatagctttatagtcggggtcgttacggacacggcgatacgaaatatgtgtaacgtggtttgtttgtttttactggtaaagcattttgtaaggggaaaaagtggaaaaatttcagctgcttcgttctagagattggtgggggtctcagtgctcggacccctaccaatccaaacttctgacatgtcactatgacatgtcagaagttgtcaaacgtttagctacaattTAAACATAAATCTTTCATAGAAATGAAGCCTGGTAGAGTTAAGCTCTATTTCACTGGTTATTAACTGACTATTAAAACAAAGTATATTCAATTTGCTATCCAGATTGCTTCAGAATTCAGAACATGTTTAGGGTTTTAAAATAAAAGGTTCGAATTTATAGGtttcaaaaagaaataaataatacaaaccCAAAAATATAAAAGCAAACTCCACAATCTTCTGGCTGAGCCTCTGTAGAAGGTAGCATTAGTAGTAAGACAACAACGGGCACTCAGGGTTTATATCCTGAAAAAAGAAAACCATCTTAGATCCTAAATGCGAAGTTGACTATACAGTTGcagggcaaaaaaaataataaagtgaaaCACAGAACAtgcattagagaaaaaaaaataagaatttcaTAGCTGTGACATACAGGTATACAAGTTTTACAGAATACAAATACAGTATCTTAGAACAATGGAGTTCTAATCAAATGAGTAATGCCATCTTTATCAGTGTGGAGAAGCTATCTTGGATGGAGGCctcaccattaaaggggttgtccggacattttttatttatatcctATCCTTAGGATATCAATATCATATCTGTGTGGATCAGACTCAAGGCACACTTGCTGATCAGCTGACAAAGGTCCGCAGCGTTAAGCGACacggcctcttcagtgtttaccaggcacatcaCCATACACATCAATAGTAGCGGCCGTgcttgggattgcagctcagtcccattcacttgcatgGAACGGGAActacaatcccaggcacagcagcTCCGAATGTGTACagcgctgtgcctgtaaactgtgAAAAGGCTGCGGCGCCGAACGTCTCCACCctttcagtcagctgatcagcaGTGGTGCCAGGAGTCCGACCCCAACGGCCCTAGAAAagatggtgccccgtgcaaaattatctttcggcgccccaccccatcataaaaaaatgccacataaaaaaaaggtataatacccactaaagtataatgccctatatagtgcccctttagtgcccccatacagtataataacggctaaaaacaagctctACActagtagggtatgttcacacagtgttttttgtaaggcaaaaaaatatctgcctcaaaattccttcaggaattttgaagaagattttgaattgacagcgttgtttcacTTTTTTGAAGCTAATGAaatagacgcaggcaaaaaagctctccaaacgggcgccacaggtattttctgcctcctattaattttctCGTAGCCCCGCTGCTGTAGgcggtgccacgcagccccctcgcaggtggtgccacacagacccctcgcaggtggtgccacacagatccctcgcagatggtgccacacagacccctcgcagatggtgccacacagacccctcgcaggaggtgccacacagacccctcgcaggtggtgccacacagacccctcgcaggtggtgccacacagacccctcgcaggtggtgccacacagacccctcgcaggtggtgccacacagacccctcgcaggtagtgccacacagaccgggGTTGTGACTCCAGGAgaagtattacagctgacacccgggactaacgaacaggaacagcgatcgtgtggttatagaagcctgtaaaaataacaatatactgcaatacattagtattgcagtatattgtacccgcgatccaatgatcgctggttcaagtcccctaaggggaataataaaatgtgtagaagaaataaagtttttagtagtgagaaaaaagtaatttaaagttaaaaaaaaaaaatgttttcccatttttcttctaaagtaatgtaaaaaaaaatgaacaaagttggtatcgctacgtctgtaaaaggccgacctattacaatataccattctttaactcgcacggtgaacaccgtaaaaaacttaaataatttaaaccaccaaaattgctgttttttttgtcaccttagctcttaaaaaaaaatgtaatacaactttttgatcactttttatgtaccaaaaaatggtaccaaaaaaaaaaaaaacccactacagctcgccccgcaaaaaataagacctcccaccgctcaatcaacagaaaaataaaaaaagttacgactctcagaatgtggtgaaacaaaacaatttttattttaacaattacatttttctttgtaaaagtagtataatataaaaaaaacgataaaaatttggtatcaccgtaattgtatcgagccgcagaataaagtaaagttttcattttttaccgcacggcgaaagctgtaaaaacgaaacccctaaaaAAATGGAACcagttttccaatttcagcccgcaaataattttttatcagtttgccagtacattttatggtactttaaatggtgtcaaaagAAGCTAcagttcctcccgcaagaaataagccctcacaacagtCTACtgacgtaaaaagaaaaaaaagttatggctcttggaaggcagagagtgaaaaacgaaaataagaaagcaaaaaatggatcagttctgaaagggttaattcatttctaatgaaaaaatgtatgtggggtatttccatcctcgggagaaattgctttacaaaaatgtgttattttttttctcctttatcccttgtgaagatgagaaaattctaaattttagtggaaaaaatggagatattcattttcgcagcccaattctaataaattctgcaaaaaaacctgtaaggtctaaatgctaactatacccctagaaaaattccttgaggtgggtttccaaaatggggtctcttttggggtgtttccactgtttgggtCCCTCCTGGGCATTGCAAACGCATCATGGCACAAAAACAattacagcaaaatctgtgccccaaaattcaaatggcgctccttcccttctgagccctgctgtgggtccaatcagccgtttattaccacatgtggggtattgccgtaattgggagacattgctttacatatgttggggtgccttttcttcgttattccttgtgaatattaaaaaaatatttcattaacaatactgaagtgtttaagaCAGTGAAtggacattccacaggatgtctattcacaatctctgcacttcgttgctctgtctgtggtagttacagcagaggaagcgtaatctcgcgagattacacggtaaatgacaggttacagcgagattacgcatgATCTGCTGtgagtaccacagaaacagtaacgaagtgcagagattgtgaatagacatcccgtggaatgtctattcactgtctaaacacttcagtattgttaatgtgttagtataagacagcacataaggatctagcaggatccctatgcgctgagtaaatgaatggagaggagtgcatgatgctgattggtcagcgtcatacactcctctatacaacgcccacttggtctaaagtaaaaatacgcccacttgggcattaagcaactcattagcataaatttaaaatcgctaataaagtgatgaaaacagatcgttttattaaataaaaaccactgctgtcacctacattatagcaccgatctacttatgtaggagatagggcacttataatgtggtgacagagcctctttaaagaggctctggcaccagattctcaaatccctatctcctattgcatgtgatcggcgctgcaatgtagataacagtaacgtgttttttttaaaaaaaaactttcatttttggccaagctatgagctattttatatttatgcaaatgagctttgaaatggacaactgggcgtgtttttttcgtattaccaactgggcgtgtttacttgttttactagctgggcgttgtgaatagaagtgtatgatgctgacaaatcagcatcatccacttctcatcgttccgacccagcttctggcagtgcacagacacacagcgtgttctcgcgagaacacgctgttgataggtcatcagttgtccggtcgcggacaacccctttaataatgcaCTCTATGAGAGAAGCATGAAGTAGTGACAGAAATGCTGATTTCAGCAGTTTGTCATTTGTGTGTAAATATGCAGTCGTTTTGGTGAACTAATATCCTACCAGCTGCAGTACGCTGCAAGCCCTGTGAACTTGTATTCAGACGTAACCGTGAGCTTCAGGCTCCCCcgctgctgattgacagctttctctctATGCACAGCAAAAGCTATGAATCAGTGGTGGTTGTGCAGCTATCCCTCAGCTCATGAATTCGCCAGGCTCACAGCGCGCTGCAACTAATAAACCAGAAGTTTAACAAAACTACAGCATAGCTCATAGAAATGACACACAGCTGAAATCATGGCTGTCAGCACTGCATGACGCCGTTCTTAGGAAAATGTTCACAAATGGTCAAATAgacgtctgtgcactgccagaagctgggttggaacgatgagaagtggatgatgctgattcgtcagcatcatacacttctattcacaacgcccagttagtaaaacaagtaaacacacccagttaaaaacacaatacacgcccagttggaaatacgaaaaaaaaaacacgcccagtt contains:
- the LIG4 gene encoding DNA ligase 4, whose protein sequence is MSSNHLPLKTVASQVPFSDLCNTLERIQKCKNRTEKTNIFKQFLDSWRKFHDALHKDEPKTTDSFYPAMRLILPQLERERMAYGIKETLLAKLYIKVLGLPKDGKDALKLLNYRTPTSNNSDAGDFAAIAYFVLKSRCRKEGNLFIQDVNGHLDSIASNNAGRKKELIEKSLLHLIANTTALEQKWLIRMIIKDMKLGFSQQTVFSIFHPDAVELHNVTTDLEKVCIQLHDPSVCLSDVSISLFSAFKPMLAAIANIQHLEKQMNHQSFYIETKLDGERMQMHKDGDVYKYFSRNGYDYSQQFGGSPLEGSLTPFIHNVFRMDVQNCILDGEMMAFNPNTKTFMQKGNKFDIKRMVDDSELQTCFCVFDILMFNSQKLAHETLRKRYDLLRDIFTPIPGRIHITHKAEASTKKNVVDALNEAIDKREEGIMVKDPMSIYKPDKRGEGWLKIKPEYVNGLMDELDLLIIGGYWGKGLRGGMMSHFLCAVAEKPLPGGKPCIFHSVCRIGSGYTMKELYDLGLKLAPHWKPYRKRDPPTNLLCGTEKPEVFIEPCNSVIVQVKAAEIVHSDMYKTNCTLRFPRIEKIREDKEWYDCMTLDDLEQFREKASGKLASKHLDISEEPAEKKRKTVPKIRKVIGVVSHLKAPDLTNISKQSNMFEEVEFCVMSGTEEHSKADLESMIASCGGIVVQNPGEDTYCVIVGTRNVRVKNIISSNKHDVVRAPWLLECFKNKTFVPWQPHHMIHMCPSTKEHFACEYDCYGDSYVTDTNESELKDLFTRMQSTTEKIPLNMIGDLEQRYSWENSSSSLFRQCVVYLDLFTILNDPLTKIKNSTLSIRAMELRFYGAKVVSHLEEGVSHVVLGDDLTRLAEIKSLRRRFSRKFKIVPVLWVVDSLKMRTLQVEQDYLM